The genomic segment GCTAGTGGACGTTGATTATATTAACTTACCATATGTATTACGACTGTTACATACATTCTGTATCTAATAGGTACTCTAAagtataaatcttaatattcaattaactGCGAGCGTTGCCACATGACACacttatatagtttattgtgattttcaatcaaataatatgcatcataataatttaattgccaATTCAttcgttatttgttttattctccTATTCTCCGTATCACAATCGTTCAACCAAGAGGTGGGACCAATTGTAAAAATGACCAATGGACAAGTGTGGCCGAAACCTGTGCTGCAACACATCTACGATGAATACTTAACATTTGAACCAGAAAATTTTCATTTCAATGTAagaccaaacaaataaataaccaaaACATATatacgattttcaattttttataataaaagttatgttttaaataatatcatatacttcctataatattataatattttaataattgcttGTACGGTATTAAATGTAACATCATCAGTGAGAACAATTTTTTCTTTAGATAACAGGTTATAGTTGTGACGATCTTCAGGATGCATTTAAAAGGTATAATTctatgttgtttttaaaagcCACGAAAACATTTAAGCAAAACACTAGTTTATCTACGGACTTTATCGTTGGCAAGATGGGAGTGCTCAATGTGCAGATGACAAATCCCTGTGAAAATTATCCTTCGTTGAATATGGATGAAAAATGTAGAGTACTTTTTATGTTTTCTTAATACCTCTCTTAGTGTACATATTAAtacagttttgaattttttttatacagatgaaatcaaaataaataatttcagtgGACTTTTACTTGCATCGTCTATTTGGGGTATTCTCAGAGGTCTAGAAACTTTTTCTCAAATGGTCTATTTGGAAACGGACGGTTCgaaggtaatattttaaacatttttgctGTACACTCACGCAAACGTCGCGAATCTATGATGTAAAATTTAaccatgatatataatatacacagtttGTAATTCGGCGCACGTCAATAGTGGACTATCCAAAATTCAGGCATCGTGGATTTCTATTAGATACGTCTCGCCATTATTTCCCCATCGAGTCAATAACGAAAACTCTAGACGCCATGTCGTATTCAAAAATGAATGTGTTTCACTGGCACATGGTGGACGACAACAGCTTCCCGTATCAGAGCAGTGCTTTTCCAAATCTGAGGTCTGAAATTCTAACTTGCCTAATCAATAATTTGTGGTGCACCTATACACAGTatagtaatgtacctataataattttaaaaaaataacaattaaaaaaatatatcgacgACAGTCAGCGCTGTCCttattgaacataatttttatatttaaacattattttttatgtatagcgAAAGAGGAGCTTTCGGGAAATCGGCCATTTATACGAAAGATGACGTCAAACGTGTGATCGAATACGCAAAACTTCGCGGTATTCGTGTTATTCCAGAATTCGACACCCCAGGTAAGAACGGACACCACAgaacaagtaataataaaacaatgtgtAACGcgtattgtaggtacatttcattatttgatatttcaattcaatataagtacctattatgacttgcaaacgttattataacgttatatttgacaaaaaacgattgaaatttgtaaatgcaattataacaaaacgcgataatcaaaaatacctaattaaatactgcgaaacaaaaaaaaaaatataattaacaaaatatattatttatcattaaacaaaacataacgcaaaacataatttatagaaaaacattgaacgaaaaataacacaaaacgttatttataaaatctatttattttataaataggtttATTGGTTTCgttgaaacatttatttcatgcaaacaatctaagaattgattataatattatattccgtattcgggccattacctacccgcatttgttattatttttatacttgacaggtattaacactattttaaaaaacgatAAACGCGAAACtcgtataacgttttaattctgaataacggTAAACGCAgaagttgaataacgttttaattctaaataacataaaacggaatttttttttcaagtgtcAACCccgttactatatattataagaacacCGTACAGACGTGATTTCTTGTGTTATTATTAACAGCTGATATATTGTacggtattatgtatattaaggaCATATGTTATCTTGGGGACTCGGCGGCATTCCGGGACTACTAATTGAGTATTTTGGGACTATCGACCCGACGGTCGAAGAAAACTACAATTTTATCAGGACACTATTGTCGGAAGTCAGTGAATTATTCCAAGACAATTACTTACACCTCGGTGGTGATGAAGTAAATAGTTCGTGTTGGTAAtgacaatttttaagttttttgtgtattattacaatttacaatataatatttaaacgtatCGCCGTATCAGATCCTGCATTTAAATTAGGCTCGGGCATATAGGTGGAAAGGGAGGTgggtattcaaattaatatgatattaaatcagttactaattattatttgaattctataatctaataattgttGTTCCCTGTTAATATGTGGTTTGGCGTGTAAtcattacatatatatacttacctatgtatctatgtacctatacaacagAGATCGCGCCCCCACACATTTTCATATTTCcaaattatggtaaaaatattttcaagacaataatattagtcgtcaaaatattttaaaaagtcgcgtaaataattaggaaataattattttggttatatTCTTTGGCTAACAAGTtcatatttagaaattattttataaaacatttacaaaacattctaatcatttattttcaacaaatattttcatggaaactttataaaaatatttagccaACTTTTTATGCAAtcgtattgtacaatattatcatgagaagataatatgtatacagtattattagtcaaatatttattatacaatcacttcaaaatattatcatttcccaaatgctgccCCACGGCTAAAAAAATTAGGTCCATGTCCCCGGCACCCCCCATTTCGAATTTTGGGTCCAAACCCGGGGCGATTGTTTGTGCTTCGTTAGTGCACGTTAGTGCTTTTTATCCCGTCGTTAGTGCTTCATCCCATCCAAAGTTATTTGCATTTCGTACAGGGGGGTGCCAGGGACATGCCTGCACCCCCCCATTTCGAATTTCGGGTCCAAACCCGGGGCGATCGTTTGTGCTTCGTTAGTGCTTTTTATCCCGTCGTTAGTGCTTTATCCGTTCCAAAGTTATTCGCATTTCGTACAGGGGGGTGCCGGGGACATGCCTGCACCCCCCATTTCGAATTTTGGgtccaaacaaattttattcgtttgtgCTTCGTTAGTGCACGTTAGTGCTTTTTATCCCGTCGTTAGTGCTTTATCCGTTCCAAAGTTATTCGCATTTCGTACAGGGGGGTACCGGGGATATGCCTGCACCCCCCATTTCGAATTTCG from the Acyrthosiphon pisum isolate AL4f chromosome X, pea_aphid_22Mar2018_4r6ur, whole genome shotgun sequence genome contains:
- the LOC100162104 gene encoding beta-hexosaminidase subunit beta-like, with product MHHNNLIANSFVICFILLFSVSQSFNQEVGPIVKMTNGQVWPKPVLQHIYDEYLTFEPENFHFNITGYSCDDLQDAFKRYNSMLFLKATKTFKQNTSLSTDFIVGKMGVLNVQMTNPCENYPSLNMDEKYEIKINNFSGLLLASSIWGILRGLETFSQMVYLETDGSKFVIRRTSIVDYPKFRHRGFLLDTSRHYFPIESITKTLDAMSYSKMNVFHWHMVDDNSFPYQSSAFPNLSERGAFGKSAIYTKDDVKRVIEYAKLRGIRVIPEFDTPGHMLSWGLGGIPGLLIEYFGTIDPTVEENYNFIRTLLSEVSELFQDNYLHLGGDEVNSSCW